The DNA segment ttcagccttcttgggatgccgaggtaaatatgtacataccacttgagtttgaagcgccATCCTCTACAAAGACGCCAACgccgatcgaggtcgaatttatgtcaccaacaaatgcacctacaccattcgaagttgcagttttaccagcCAAGGAACATGCTCTGTTTGGGGTGAagatagccacgccgatcccagtAGCAATGTCAGCCGTGACGCCATTCCACACAAAGGCAATACCATAGGACTATACAGCTGAGGataggaggaaaggcaaggttaggttcgaggaaactgttaccgcatagggtatgacaagaactggcagGGTCTATACCTcggaacacctagctgagtcaagcaagcaagcCTCTAATCGGTCGCCCATCATTGAAACgggtccagacgatctttggagaaagatagaATCCAAGGGATACTCGATCATCGACCAGCTGAACAAAATACCAGCAcaaatctccatacttgctttgctacaaaattctgaggcacacaaaaaTGCTCTATTAAAGGTACTAAGTGAGGCATATATACCAACCgacatcaccggaggagagatggcaaacatggtagggcaggtattagaaagtcacaagatcacttttcatgaagatgagctgccactagaagagttgagtcacaacaaggcattgcacatcactgtgcaatgcgaagattattttatcactagacTCCTGATTGTTGGAGGGTCCAGCCTTAACATTTGCCCGTTGGCAACTCTCAagacattgggaaaggggctgtatgagatcaaggacggggccatcaacgtcaaagctttcgacgattcccaaaggtccaccattagCGAAATCAAcctatgtttgcaaatggggcctacttggttcaatgttgattttcaagtaatagacgtgccgacatcttacaatttgttgttaggATGACTGTGGATTTATGCCGCTGGGGAaatagcatcaacactacattaggcggtgaaatttgagtggaaccactaagaggtgatcattcacggcgacagtagcaatcccatatacagtcgccagaccatcccaataatcggaggcagaagaaagataggcggggagaCCTATCAcaacatcgagcgagtcaatgccattgacaaggacaaatggtgggaaaataaaattgaaagcatattgaaacGGAGCGGATACAAACCTGGCAatggacttggcaagaacctccaaggagtagctaagcctatcaaactaaagaaacatggcaccaccttcgatctgggatatgagtacacttgggaggaattcaacaattggtcgccaccatggtgcggCCCTTACTAtctgctggagcagccaataccatatTTGAAGCAGACATTCCAaccggccgatgttatctatgggtcggaagaagaggaagcaccgGCAGTAGTAAGGAATTTGTTCCTggaagacaatgatatggattgttgtgttgttttcgaggaggagggggaggaaggcccttccatataggcagtgagcagaggagcatgcctcaataaatGGACCATTAGAACCACAAAGCccagaaagcctcggggtagcaaggctgaacaagcatcatgcactatctttcatttttactagttgactttcctttcgcattttaaaatttcacaataagatcttcaatgttcaaaacagttatggaatttttcaaagcatttcgattgtccctataaatcttactcttattattttctctcattactttacttatacaacattactattacttatcttgatgaaccaatgactgtgacatgcaacgagacaacacaacaaatgaACACAGATTCGGATGAAGATGAAATACCGTAAGAGATTGTTAAGGaaattgagaattttgagaacagacctaagtccaacctggataagaccgagattgttaacctgggagatgcatagaacgtcaaagaaacgagAATTAGTGTCCactttcgcaataagatcttcaatgttcaaaactattatggaatttttcaaagcatttcgattttccCTATAAATTTTACTCTTATTATTCCTCTCATTAcattacttatacaacattactattacttatcttgatgaaccaatgactgtgacatgcaacgagacaatgcaacaaacagacACAGATTCGGAGGAAGATgaaataccggaagagattgttaaggaagttgagaattttgagaacagacctaagtccaacctggacgagaccgagattgttaacctgggagatgcagagaacgtcaaagaaatgaGAATTAGTCTCCACTTATCGCCattagaaaagaaggaatacacagaatttctaaaggaatatgaagacatatttgcttggtcgtatgatgacattaCTGGTCTGAGTATATCTATTGTGgcacacaaactgccaactgatctgaCATGTCCGCTGGTAAAGCAAACACTCAGAatgttcaagcctgatatgagcttgaaaatcaaagaagaagtcactaagcaggtcaaagccaaggttctcagggtagtagaatatccgacgtggttagccaacatcgtgccggtaccaaaaaaggacgggaagatcagagtctgtgtcgactaccgggatctcaaccggtccagtccaaaagatgacttccccttgacAAACATACACaacctgatcgacaattgcgctagGCATGAGTTGTAGTCATTTGTAGATTTTTTTGCGGGGTATCATcaaatttggatggatgaagaagatgctgaggaAATGGCTTTaattacgccatgggggatgcactcttacaagatgatgtcgtttggattaaaaaatgctcgggccacctatatgagggccatgaccaccattttccacgatatgatacacaaggagattaaagtatatgtagacgatgttatcatcaagtccaaaaaAGCCACTGATCAGATgtaagatttgaggaagttcttcaatagattgagaAGATataacctaaaactgaatcccgcaaaatgtgcatttggggtttcCGTCGAAAAACTACTTGGATTCATTGTAAgttgccgaggaatagaactggatccatcaaaggtcaaagctattcaagatttgccaccgccaaagaacaagaaggacgtgatgagtttcttggggagacttaactatatcagccggttcatagcacaatttacagttatctatgagccaatctttaagatgtttaAAAAGGAGGCCGCTACCAAATAGACTGAtaactgccaaaaggccttcgacaaaatcaaggagtacctatcaacaccaccaatcTTGGTCCTGCCCGAGCTAGGTAGATCtatattactctaccttgcagtattggatggaacattcggttgtgttctggggaaaCATGGTGAAACGGGAAGGAAGGAACATGCCATCTATTACCTcggtaagaagttcaccccgtatgaggcctgatattctctattagagtgcacctgttgtgctttaacttgggtagctaGAAGCTGGGGCACTACatttgtgcctatactacatatctcatatcaatgatggatcttttgaagtacatcttccagaatcccatgcccactggaaagctagccaagtggcaaatcttgttgagtgaatttgacattgtctacgtaactcagaaggcaatcaagggacaggcattagcagatcatcttgttgaaaaccccgtggatggggaatacgaacccctaaaagcgtattttcctaacgaagaggtatcattcataggagaagatattgcagaatcctatgtcggttggaaaatatttttcgatggGTCAGCAAACTTTaagggagttggcataggagtagtcctCTTATcgaaaaccggtcagcattatccgatgtccgccaaactcagattcccatGAACCAACAATATGgatgagtatgaagcctgcatcttaggtctCAAAATTgccatcgacatgaacattcaagagttgctaatgatcggagattcagacttacttatacatcaggtccaagaagaataggcgaccaagaactccaagatactcccttatctgcatcatgtgcaggaATTTAGAAGAGGctcacaaagacggaattccaacaggttcccaaaatccagaatgagttcaccgatgcattggctaccctatcatccatgatacaacatccatacaagaacttcattgacccTATTTCGGTAATGATCCATGATcatccagcttattgtgctcatgttgaggaagaagtagATGTAAAACCTtgatttcatgatatcaaggaatatttgatgaAAGGAGAATGTCCGGAGCTCGCGAATCCTACCTAGAagtgcacacttcggaggttatccaacaatttctttcacagcggaggaatcctgtatagaaggacttctgatttgggattactaaggtgttgTCGACGCGAAGGAAGCATCCAAActgctagaagaaatccatgtagggacctgcggtccatatatgaacgggtttgtcttagccaagaagatacttcgggcgggttatttttggatgactatggaaatggactatatccagtatgtctgaaagtgccaccactgtcagatacatgcagatatgataaaggtgccttcaaacgagcttaatgcaacaagctcactatGGTTGttcgctgcctggggaatggatgttattggaccaatcgagcctgctgccTCCAACGAGCACAGGTTTATCcaagtagcaatcgactatttcaccaaaagggtcgaagcaacatcttacaaagttgtgactaagaaagtcgtggcaatcttcgtccgcgaccgtattgtttgtcggttcgggattccggaatcaatcatcactgataatggttccaatctcaacagtgacctaataaaagccatgtgtgaaaccttcaagatcaaacacaagaactctacagcctacaaacCTTAGGTGAATAGAGTAGTAGAagctgccaataagaatatcaagaagatactaaggaaaatgttagagaagcataagcagtggcacgagaagctatcattttcTTTAATGgtataccgcaccacagtccgcacatcaaccggagcaaccccctatatgctggtttatggtacggaagtcGTCATTCCCGTCAAGGTGGAAATTCcctcattaagaatcatacaggaagcaaagcTAGACGATGAAGAATGGGTAAAGAATCattacgagcagctagctcttatagatggaaagataatgaatgcagtttgccatggtcagctttatcagaacaagATGTCCacagccttcaataaaagagtcaagccaagacagttcacaccggggcagctggtgttaacgaaaattttcccgcatcaaaATGAATCCAAAGGGAAATACtttcccaactggcaaggtccgtacatggttcaccgggttctaacaggaggagccctcatacttgccaAAGTGGACGgaaaagtctggccaaagccgatcaattcataTGTAGTCAAGCGCTAGTAcatgtaatctttatgctttcccgtatgatgtaatttgaactacacctgacctgattctcgtttaataGGGAATACGTAGGCAGTCCTATGGATTTGGTCACAATTCAACAAAAATTCCATTTCCCCCCGcagttggaaactggggcagaattttgaggaggaccctcaaaattccgaagttaatttcagccaatcatcgctagcagcagtcagaagcatcaacccattaaattggggcagaattttgaggaggaccctcaaaattccgtaacaagagaggttgcaatgtcttgaaccacgccacagtCGCCGGTTTATCTAAAAGTTGTTCTTATTTGTACACTTATgttttttttacaaaattatgcatgtttatttcggaaatcgctttgtttagcaatgctaccccaatgatacgtacagtatcactAGATCCAAGCCAAGTGGGTCAAgtagagccagcggggatacgaactaacctccccctttgcaaaactcacgatttttgtTTGGGTGCAGTCACTTGAGttacaaaatcatcaaatatactatacgctcactcagaaagttcaggaatacaactctccgaaccgttgcacttTCTCGCAATTGTTATTTGCACACAACAGTGCCCCCAACAAGTATAATATTTCCAACAATCACGATATCGCAATCCGCTATAatctaagaaaactctattgtcgtttgccctttttacttcctacataaggctaccattcggccttccgaggttaagctctacctatatctgcattttcttgcattgcataaggctaccattctgcctttcgaggttaaactctaccttcatctgcattttcttgcattgcaaaaggctaccattctgcctttcgaggtgaagctctacctccatctgcattttcttgcaATGCagaaggctaccattcttccttctgaggttaagatctacctccatctgcattttcttgcaATGCagaaggctaccattctgccttctgaggttaagctctaccttcatctgtattttcttgcattgcataaggctaccattctgccttccggggttaagttctacctccatttgcattttcttgcattgcataaggctaccattctaccttccggggttaagatctacctccatctgcattttcttgcattgcataaggctaccattctgccttccgaggttaaactctaccttcatctgcattttcttgcattgcaaaaggctaccattctgcctttcgaggtgaagctctaccttcatctgcattttcttgcattgcaaaaggctaccattctgcctttcgaggtgaagctctacctccatctgcattttcttgcaATGCagaaggctaccattctgccttctgaggttaagctctaccttcatctgtattttcttgcattgcataaggctaccattctgccttccggggttaagttctacctccatttgcattttcttgcattgcataaggctaccattctaccttccggggttaagatctacctccatctgcattttcttgcattgcataaggctaccattctgccttccgaggttaatctctacctccatctgtattttcttgcattgcataaggctatcattctaccttccgaggttaagctctacctccatctgcattttcttgcattgcataaggctaccattcttccttccgaggttaagctctacctccatctgcatggctgaaatatcgccaccttagttacatttgcatggatgaaagattgccacctctatatttgcattgctgaaagatcgccacctctacatttgcatggctgaaagatcgccaccttacttacatttgcattggctgaaagatcgccaccttatctacatttgcatggttgaaagattgccaccttacttgcatttgcatggctgaaagatcgccacccattgcatctcatcggctgaaagatcgccacctactgcatctcatgggctgaaaggtcgccaaatcatccgaaggcgtcattgtttggagtcaccattttcatagcccgagaacaccatatcatggcctgaggacccctttttaatcttttgcatatcattattcaaaagcatcatggtttggaggcatcattctcatagcccgagagcatcatttcatggcctgtgaatcctttattatacacttcatggcccaggtcatcatggtctgag comes from the Nicotiana sylvestris chromosome 4, ASM39365v2, whole genome shotgun sequence genome and includes:
- the LOC138889699 gene encoding uncharacterized protein, with translation MLEKHKQWHEKLSFSLMVYRTTVRTSTGATPYMLVYGTEVVIPVKVEIPSLRIIQEAKLDDEEWVKNHYEQLALIDGKIMNAVCHGQLYQNKMSTAFNKRVKPRQFTPGQLVLTKIFPHQNESKGKYFPNWQGPYMVHRVLTGGALILAKVDGKVWPKPINSYVVKR